The following proteins are encoded in a genomic region of Vigna radiata var. radiata cultivar VC1973A unplaced genomic scaffold, Vradiata_ver6 scaffold_7, whole genome shotgun sequence:
- the LOC106753791 gene encoding NADPH-dependent aldehyde reductase-like protein, chloroplastic — translation MATASQAQPQPLPLQDRVAIVTGSSRGIGREIAIHLASLGARIVINYTSNSSQAESVAAQINANSATPRAVVVKADVSEPSQVKSLFDSAERAFDSPIHILVNSAGVLDGTYPSIGNTTMESFDHTFAVNTRGAFVCAREATNRLKRGGGGRIILVTSSQVAALRPGFGVYAASKAAVEAMVKVLAKELKGTQITANCVAPGPIATEMFFEGKSEETVNRLVQESPLGRLGETKDVAPVVGFLATDAAEWVNGQIVRVNGGYI, via the coding sequence ATGGCCACCGCTTCCCAAGCTCAACCCCAACCGCTTCCTCTTCAAGACCGAGTCGCAATCGTCACCGGCTCCTCGCGCGGAATCGGCCGCGAAATCGCGATTCACCTCGCTTCACTCGGTGCGCGAATCGTCATCAATTACACCTCCAACTCGTCCCAAGCCGAGTCAGTTGCCGCTCAAATCAACGCCAACTCCGCCACGCCGCGTGCCGTCGTCGTCAAGGCTGACGTGTCCGAACCGAGCCAAGTCAAGTCCCTCTTTGACTCTGCCGAGCGCGCCTTTGACTCGCCGATCCACATCCTGGTCAATTCGGCAGGCGTCCTCGACGGCACGTACCCCTCCATTGGGAACACCACCATGGAGTCCTTCGACCACACCTTCGCGGTGAACACGCGCGGCGCGTTTGTGTGCGCGAGGGAGGCGACGAACCGGTTGAAGCGCGGTGGCGGGGGGCGGATCATTCTGGTGACGTCGTCGCAGGTGGCGGCGCTGCGGCCGGGGTTCGGTGTTTACGCTGCGTCGAAGGCTGCGGTGGAGGCGATGGTGAAGGTGCTGGCAAAGGAGCTGAAAGGAACGCAGATCACGGCGAACTGCGTGGCGCCGGGGCCCATCGCAACGGAGATGTTCTTTGAGGGGAAGTCAGAGGAGACTGTGAATAGGCTCGTGCAAGAGAGTCCTTTGGGGAGGCTGGGTGAGACCAAAGACGTGGCTCCTGTTGTGGGGTTCTTGGCCACTGATGCTGCAGAATGGGTCAATGGTCAAATTGTTCGTGTCAATGGCGGTTATATTTAA